One genomic region from Halomicrobium zhouii encodes:
- a CDS encoding phosphatase PAP2 family protein gives MGLLAVVVEVVTAVGLLLATTAAVVVGPDRLRQLRRSLRDRVRAALGPIVALAVVLAINAVVRDVGLELSWLVGVNVTAAIYAVEGEFVAWLQSLGTPAVTTVLGYVYVYGYAFLVTFPLVAYLALEDQRYLRATATAYVVNYGIGLICYVLFIAYGPRNYMPDMVQSLLYDALPRFQLLTSEINTNTNVFPSLHTSLSATVALLAVRTRDIYPRWLPVASVLAVLVALATMYLGIHWATDVVAGLVLAAGAVAVASRVHSI, from the coding sequence ATGGGGCTGCTGGCCGTCGTCGTGGAGGTCGTGACCGCCGTCGGCCTGTTGCTGGCGACGACTGCCGCCGTCGTCGTCGGCCCGGACCGCCTCCGACAGCTCCGTCGATCACTTCGCGACCGGGTGCGCGCCGCCCTCGGACCGATCGTCGCGCTCGCGGTGGTCCTCGCGATCAACGCCGTCGTCCGCGACGTCGGCCTGGAACTGTCCTGGCTCGTCGGCGTCAACGTCACGGCGGCCATCTACGCCGTCGAGGGCGAGTTCGTCGCGTGGCTCCAGTCGCTCGGGACACCCGCCGTCACGACGGTGCTCGGGTACGTCTACGTCTACGGCTACGCCTTCCTCGTCACCTTCCCGCTGGTGGCGTATCTGGCCCTGGAGGACCAGCGATATCTCCGCGCGACTGCGACGGCCTACGTCGTCAACTACGGCATCGGGCTGATCTGCTACGTACTCTTTATCGCCTACGGCCCCCGGAACTACATGCCCGACATGGTCCAGTCGCTGCTGTACGACGCGTTGCCGCGGTTCCAGCTGCTGACGAGCGAGATCAATACGAACACGAACGTCTTTCCTTCGCTGCACACCTCGCTGTCGGCGACCGTCGCGTTGCTGGCCGTCCGGACGCGCGATATCTACCCGCGCTGGCTGCCGGTAGCATCGGTTCTCGCCGTGCTCGTCGCGCTCGCGACGATGTACCTCGGCATCCACTGGGCGACCGACGTGGTCGCTGGACTCGTCCTCGCCGCGGGCGCCGTCGCCGTCGCCTCGCGAGTCCACTCCATCTAG
- a CDS encoding glycosyltransferase family 39 protein: MSYRLFTRSTDRFDRPQIPLDRRDRPWLGGALLVGLVVAGLYLALNEYPAYGAGLYTLTADEIRAAGYGLPETIPHYTAEGVPFAYPPLAFYALAVLRDLGAGAFAAARFVPPLVVVLALVPAYLLGRDLLDGRLRGAAAAVLVTVNPQVLEWHISAGGLVRAPAFLLALSGAYAALRIFRDRDREWVAVGLPLFALVLLTHPTYALFVVVTYLVFWAGYDRSLSGLLDGAVVGVGGLVLTAPWWLTVASRFGFDVFTSAAGTHGGVGGGLFAVLSGVSVWSLLVLAAGAVAVLGGWRVIGVWLLAAEFLFAQPRFAYTVGAFAFVGAAVVLVDRSRSWWPAVGEHRRKLAMAALVVVATAGVGTVGYEFDERTGDTTPAFVDDADVQAMEWAGTETSPEATFVVLGDAAEWFPVVADRTILLGPWGMEWREPATYERHLGAYVNASTCQSAGCVERWTPSLEQEPDYLYVPKGHYTVRGFDQANFGTLDRSLANRDRYEPVFENEGVVVFRVRDVGDGGSGAGGSGATGNGDG; the protein is encoded by the coding sequence ATGAGCTATCGCCTGTTCACCCGCTCGACCGACCGGTTCGATCGACCGCAGATCCCCCTCGACCGGCGGGACCGCCCCTGGCTCGGCGGCGCGCTGCTCGTGGGCCTCGTCGTCGCCGGCCTCTACCTCGCGCTCAACGAGTACCCCGCCTACGGCGCGGGGCTGTACACGCTCACGGCCGACGAGATCCGCGCGGCGGGCTACGGACTGCCGGAGACGATACCCCACTACACTGCCGAGGGCGTCCCCTTCGCCTACCCGCCGCTGGCGTTCTACGCGCTCGCGGTCCTGCGTGACCTGGGTGCCGGTGCCTTCGCGGCGGCACGGTTCGTCCCGCCGCTGGTCGTCGTCCTCGCACTCGTCCCCGCCTACCTGCTGGGCCGGGACCTGCTCGACGGCCGTCTCCGGGGAGCGGCCGCGGCGGTCCTCGTCACGGTGAACCCGCAGGTCCTCGAGTGGCACATCAGCGCCGGCGGGCTGGTTCGCGCGCCGGCGTTCCTGCTCGCGCTGTCGGGCGCGTACGCCGCCCTCCGGATCTTCCGCGACCGCGACCGGGAGTGGGTGGCAGTCGGACTCCCGCTGTTCGCACTCGTCCTGCTGACCCATCCGACCTACGCGCTGTTCGTCGTCGTGACCTACCTCGTGTTCTGGGCGGGCTACGACCGCTCACTTTCCGGCCTCCTGGACGGCGCCGTCGTCGGCGTCGGCGGCCTCGTCCTCACCGCCCCGTGGTGGCTGACCGTCGCCTCGCGGTTCGGGTTCGACGTGTTCACGTCCGCCGCGGGGACCCACGGCGGCGTCGGTGGCGGCCTGTTCGCCGTGCTTTCGGGCGTCTCGGTGTGGTCGCTCCTCGTCCTCGCCGCGGGTGCCGTCGCCGTCCTCGGCGGCTGGCGAGTGATCGGAGTCTGGCTCCTCGCCGCCGAGTTCCTCTTCGCACAGCCCCGCTTCGCCTACACCGTGGGCGCGTTCGCGTTCGTCGGCGCGGCGGTCGTCCTCGTCGACAGGAGTCGCTCGTGGTGGCCGGCAGTCGGAGAACACCGCCGGAAACTGGCGATGGCCGCGCTCGTCGTCGTCGCGACGGCCGGCGTCGGCACCGTCGGCTACGAGTTCGACGAGCGAACGGGCGACACGACGCCGGCGTTCGTCGACGACGCGGACGTCCAGGCGATGGAGTGGGCCGGCACGGAGACGTCGCCGGAGGCCACGTTCGTCGTCCTCGGCGACGCGGCAGAGTGGTTCCCGGTGGTGGCCGACCGGACCATCCTGCTCGGCCCGTGGGGGATGGAGTGGCGCGAGCCGGCCACCTACGAGCGCCACCTCGGCGCGTACGTGAACGCGTCGACGTGCCAGTCTGCCGGCTGCGTGGAACGGTGGACCCCCAGCCTCGAACAGGAGCCGGACTACCTCTACGTCCCGAAGGGCCACTACACCGTCCGCGGCTTCGACCAGGCGAACTTCGGCACGCTCGACCGGTCCCTCGCCAATCGCGACCGGTACGAGCCGGTGTTCGAGAACGAGGGCGTCGTCGTCTTCCGGGTTCGCGACGTCGGCGACGGTGGCAGTGGTGCGGGTGGCAGTGGTGCTACCGGGAACGGCGACGGCTAG